A single genomic interval of Penicillium psychrofluorescens genome assembly, chromosome: 2 harbors:
- a CDS encoding uncharacterized protein (ID:PFLUO_003660-T1.cds;~source:funannotate) has protein sequence MHVRKYLMRLYTKPEDVNLAQSMISDKDCGSFGVDITPFDTNHLWVRDTAPVYVIGSDSNQEDRNRRLAINFKFHEWGNKISPEHGLEIDYEWPDLGEDEIKKNAGFAKRVIENDFHPSPVTCIESKVRLEGGAIVCDGDGTLIASESSIIDNERNPGLSKQTIEEELSRLLGVEKFIWFPGFKGLDVTDVHADAEVQFVQPGVVVISRPHQSAPNEWWKVYEQVKRALTLEKDAKNRQIQIHTIDEPDPKFTKNSKHEDPATNYVNFYFVNGGLIIPGFGDPEKDIQALETMKELCPDRIVKQLHVNALPLNGGVIHCSTQPVIDISGGF, from the exons ATGCATGTCAGGAAATATCTCA TGCGTCTGTACACGAAGCCTGAAGACGTCAATTTGGCACAATCAATGATTAGCGACAAAGACTGCGGGTCCTTTGGGGTCGACATCACTCCATTCGACACCAATCATCTCTGGGTTCGCGATACAGCGCCAGTATACGTTATTGGTAGCGATTCAAACCAAGAAGACAGAAATAGGCGGCTAGCGATCAATTTCAAGTTCCACGAATGGGGCAACAAAATCTCTCCGGAGCACGGATTAGAGATCGACTACGAGTGGCCAGACTTGGGTGAAGATGAGATTAAAAAGAATGCAGGTTTCGCCAAACGGGTAATTGAAAACGATTTCCACCCTTCCCCAGTGACCTGTATTGAATCAAAAGTGCGTTTGGAAGGAGGCGCCATAGTTTGCGATGGCGATGGTACACTGATCGCCAGTGAGAGCAGTATCATTGACAACGAACGAAATCCTGGGCTATCTAAGCAGACTATCGAAGAAGAGCTGAGCCGCTTGCTTGGAGTTGAGAAGTTTATCTGGTTTCCGGGATTCAAAGGCCTGGATGTCACAGATGTTCATGCAGACGCGGAGGTGCAGTTTGTTCAGCCTGGTGTTGTCGTCATCTCTCGGCCTCATCAATCTGCCCCGAATGAATGGTGGAAAGTCTACGAGCAAGTGAAAAGAGCGCTCACACTTGAAAAAGATGCAAAAAATCGCCAAATTCAAATTCACACCATCGATGAGCCTGACCCGAAGTTTACGAAGAATTCAAAGCATGAGGATCCTGCTACCAACTATGTGAACTTCTATTTTGTCAATGGAGGGCTGATTATCCCTGGCTTTGGGGATCCAGAAAAGGACATACAAGCACTAGAGACCATGAAGGAACTGTGCCCTGATCGAATTGTCAAGCAACTTCATGTCAATGCCCTCCCTCTGAATGGTGGCGTTATACATTGCTCCACACAGCCTGTCATTGATATCAGCGGCGGTTTCTGA
- a CDS encoding uncharacterized protein (ID:PFLUO_003661-T1.cds;~source:funannotate), translating into MSILDASISDILSSLSSRHITSVELVVRYIRRISIYDAGGIKLSAIPILNASVFEEAAASDARRAMGTPPRPLEGIPFLVKDNMKVKGMTVAAGSPAFENLVATDDATCVKQLRAAGAVVLGRTNMPAMANGGMQRGCYGRAESPYNLNYLTAAYASGSSNGSATATAAGFAAFSLGTETVSSGRSPASNNSLVAYTPSRGLLSLEGVFPLYPTCDVLVPLTRTMDDMLRVLDILAVNVSKTTGDFWNEQPFIPLPTADQTRPDSFVGLKDEQSLRGKRLGIPSMYLEAKDSASMSIRPSMVKLWQSAKQSLESCGATVVEVDFPLVTTYEDCDPTTDKWANIDGLPERWLKTERCELIAHVWDDFLIANGQSDCQSLSQVDPHMIFPLEPGTLQGKDEADNQLSWLDLVNYPSKKPVSMFELPGMEQGLQALEHARNQTLEDWMENKNLDAVVFPANGDVGPSNADVDSEGSRLAWRNGVLYSNGNLAIRHLGVPTVSIPMGTMDDTKMPVNLTFAGKAYDDNSLLKFGYAFEAATRNRQKPPLVPALNSDFIDLEPAAQTYGGDSAKLALPSMTVSMRSKEIRGPQVHLQVQGTVDLKNSDLQDMSCYVNGVSQKVSVDDKNWKIEVCYPVSAREMPWKRWTSPLLVRTVCVVVCRTTTGLSAAELVIL; encoded by the coding sequence ATGAGTATTCTTGATGCAAGCATCTCAGACATTTTATCGTCACTCTCCTCAAGGCACATTACAAGCGTTGAATTGGTTGTGCGGTATATTCGACGCATCAGCATTTACGATGCGGGTGGAATCAAACTTAGCGCCATTCCCATCCTCAACGCTTCCGTGTTTGAGGAAGCTGCTGCATCAGACGCTCGTAGGGCTATGGGAACTCCTCCCAGACCTCTTGAAGGCATTCCATTTCTAGTGAAGGATAATATGAAAGTCAAGGGAATGACAGTCGCCGCTGGCTCACCAGCTTTCGAAAATCTTGTTGCAACGGACGACGCAACTTGTGTGAAGCAATTGAGAGCTGCCGGTGCCGTTGTTCTTGGTAGGACAAACATGCCTGCGATGGCCAATGGGGGGATGCAGCGTGGTTGTTACGGTCGGGCAGAAAGCCCATACAATCTCAACTATTTAACCGCCGCCTACGCATCTGGCTCGTCAAATGGTTCTGCCACGGCAACTGCAGCAGGGTTTGCAGCTTTCAGTTTAGGTACGGAAACCGTGTCCTCTGGAAGATCTCCTGCGTCAAACAACTCGCTCGTTGCGTATACTCCGTCAAGAGGACTCCTTTCGCTAGAAGGGGTATTTCCTTTATATCCAACGTGCGATGTACTAGTTCCCCTCACACGGACAATGGATGACATGCTTCGTGTTCTCGATATTCTCGCAGTGAATGTTTCTAAGACAACCGGAGACTTCTGGAACGAACAGCCCTTTATTCCGCTACCTACGGCTGACCAGACTCGACCCGATTCTTTTGTGGGGCTGAAAGATGAACAATCTTTGAGAGGAAAGCGGCTTGGAATACCCTCCATGTACTTGGAAGCGAAAGACTCCGCGTCTATGTCAATTCGACCTTCAATGGTGAAGCTGTGGCAAAGTGCTAAGCAAAGTCTGGAATCATGTGGTGCAACCGTTGTGGAAGTTGACTTTCCGCTCGTGACGACATACGAAGACTGCGACCCAACCACTGATAAGTGGGCAAATATTGATGGTTTACCAGAGAGATGGCTTAAAACTGAGCGGTGTGAACTTATAGCTCATGTCTGGGACGATTTCTTGATTGCGAATGGCCAGTCTGACTGCCAGTCTTTGTCGCAAGTCGATCCTCATATGATCTTCCCACTTGAACCTGGAACGTTACAGGGCAAAGATGAAGCAGACAATCAGTTGAGTTGGCTCGATTTGGTGAATTATCCATCCAAGAAGCCAGTCTCTATGTTTGAGCTCCCAGGCATGGAACAAGGCTTACAGGCGTTGGAACATGCAAGGAACCAGACATTGGAAGACTGGATGGAAAATAAGAATCTGGACGCAGTCGTCTTTCCAGCAAACGGTGATGTAGGACCCTCGAATGCAGATGTTGACAGCGAGGGATCCCGGCTTGCTTGGAGGAACGGAGTGTTGTATTCAAACGGCAATCTGGCAATACGTCATCTGGGTGTCCCAACTGTCTCGATACCAATGGGAACCATGGACGATACCAAAATGCCTGTCAATTTGACTTTTGCTGGAAAGGCCTACGATGACAACTCTCTTTTGAAGTTTGGATACGCTTTCGAAGCAGCAACTCGAAACCGCCAAAAGCCACCCTTAGTGCCGGCTCTCAACTCTGACTTTATTGATCTGGAACCCGCAGCTCAAACTTACGGCGGAGATTCTGCCAAATTGGCGCTACCGTCTATGACAGTCAGTATGAGGAGCAAAGAAATCAGAGGACCGCAAGTCCATCTTCAAGTTCAGGGCACGGTGGATCTAAAGAACTCCGACCTCCAAGACATGTCTTGCTACGTCAATGGCGTGTCCCAAAAGGTCTCTGTTGATGACAAAAActggaagatcgaggttTGCTATCCAGTATCGGCTCGCGAGATGCCTTGGAAGCGATGGACAAGCCCACTGTTGGTGCGCACTGTTTGTGTGGTTGTTTGTCGCACAACTACTGGTCTCTCGGCTGCAGAGCTGGTTATCCTGTAA
- a CDS encoding uncharacterized protein (ID:PFLUO_003662-T1.cds;~source:funannotate), producing the protein MSLQTWETKAQKGRDILENSIPKQWLLPADKLPPATQKNVTDLPRQSGLLNERELSITDMSATALVAEMGKGSLTAEEVVVAFLKRAVLGHQLLNFATEFMADEAIARAKKLDAYYQKMGKLVGPLHGVPISVKEHVGLKNRTCNTGYVSWIDKVTSEDALLLQLLANAGGIFHVRTNQPQSLMHLCCSNNITGQTLNPHNRELTPGGSSGGEGASMGFRCAPLGIGTDIGGSIRCPAAFCGVYGFRPTALRNPLVGIKVAAAGQESIHGVVGPLASSSLEDLELFQRAVLDQEPWDVDTSLVPIPWKKVIPSRDITIAIMWDDGCVRPHPPITRALRHARDKLVAVGIKVVDWEPYKHGHGWEIISALYYPDAATLQHKQLQASGEPACPLSEWSFSYSKGKTLTHAETWALQEERDIYRDEYHALLKRRGVDFILSPAYPAPAAVLGESHYWSYTAIWNVLDLPAAVFPSGLAVDSELDILTAQDAKYIPRSEVDEREWKKYQGPDRYEKAPIALQIAGRHFKDEETLAAARVVDEVVNGVKISNL; encoded by the exons ATGTCGCTCCAGACCTGGGAAACGAAAGCCCAGAAAGGCAGAGACATTTTAGAAAACTCCATTCCAAAACAATGGCTTCTCCCCGCCGATAAGCTTCCGCCCGCAACGCAGAAGAACGTTACGGACCTTCCACGGCAGAGCGGACTGCTCAATGAGCGCGAGCTCAGTATTACCGACATGTCTGCCACGGCGCTGGTGGCAGAGATGGGTAAGGGCAGTCTcacggccgaggaagtgGTAGTCGCATTCTTGAAGAGGGCCGTTCTGGGTCATCAGCTG CTGAATTTTGCAACGGAGTTTATGGCCGATGAGGCTATTGCTCGCGCTAAGAAATTGGATGCTTATTATCAGAAGATGGGGAAATTGGTTGGCCCCCTA CATGGCGTTCCTATCAGCGTCAAAGAGCATGTTGGCCTCAAGAACCGCACCTGCAATACAGGATATGTCTCTTG GATCGACAAAGTTACCTCAGAAGATGCGCTGCTACTGCAGTTGCTTGCGAACGCAGGAGGCATATTCCACGTGCGAACAAACCAGCCACAGTCCCTGATG CATCTTTGCTGCAGCAACAATATCACTGGCCAGACACTGAACCCGCACAACCGTGAACTTACCCCTGGAGGCTCTTCAGGCGGTGAAGGCGCCTCGATGGGGTTCCGCTGTGCGCCACTAGGCATTGGTACAGATATTGGCGGGTCGATCCGATGCCCTGCGGCGTTTTGCGGCGTTTATGGGTTCCGGCCCACAGCACTACGCAACCCGCTTGTAGGCATTAAGGTTGCTGCGGCCGGCCAGGAGTCTATCCACGGTGTTGTGGGGCCATTAGCAAGTAGTTCcttggaggatctggagtTGTTCCAGCGTGCTGTACTAGACCAGGAGCCTTGGGATGTCGATACGTCCTTAGTCCCCATTCCGTGGAAGAAGGTGATTCCGAGCAGGGATATTACTATTGCTATTATGTGGGATGACGG CTGTGTGCGACCTCATCCGCCCATTACCCGAGCTCTACGCCATGCGCGAGACAAATTGGTGGCAGTTGGTATCAAAGTCGTAGACTGGGAACCATACAAACACGGCCATGGCTGGGAAATTATA TCTGCCCTTTACTACCCCGATGCGGCCACCCTCCAACACAAGCAACTCCAAGCAAGCGGTGAGCCCGCCTGTCCACTAAGCGAATGGTCCTTCTCCTACAGCAAAGGCAAAACCCTTACACATGCCGAAACATGGGCCCTTCAAGAAGAACGGGATATCTATCGCGACGAGTACCACGCGCTTCTCAAACGGCGCGGTGTGGACTTCATTCTTAGTCCTGCGTATCCGGCTCCCGCCGCTGTGTTGGGAGAGTCACATTACTGGAGCTACACTGCTATCTGGAACGTGCTGGACCTGCCAGCTGCCGTTTTTCCTTCAGGGCTAGCTGTTGATAGTGAGTTGGACATATTAACGGCCCAGGATGCGAAGTATATACCACGAAGCGAGGTAGATGagagggagtggaagaagTACCAGGGCCCTGACAGGTATGAGAAGGCACCAATTGCTCTACAGATTGCTGGGAGACATTTTAAGGACGAGGAGACTCTGGCTGCGGCTagggttgttgatgaggttGTGAATGGTGTGAAGATATCAAACCTTTAG
- a CDS encoding uncharacterized protein (ID:PFLUO_003663-T1.cds;~source:funannotate), whose amino-acid sequence MSRSSIKLCADCLPGALRSSSPRGVRPAVTLQSAAAREQPYSTDRRKAVHAGNTRWRQAPSSDSVAGCGVSSPQLVAIRAQLLRGRGLATVRAGDATNAEDATKNKPAAAEPEDGPLKEYEIRVQEGRLRDDAYQRGIVESLQSLFEALKGYHAPKVIHPSIESLDPQSKQSFFGSLFSRGSASKAATHSVPENLPKGLYMYGDVGCGKTMLMDLLFDTLPPNITSKTRVHFHNFMQDVHKRMHVFKMQYGNDFDALPMVAADISETASVLCFDEFQCTDVADAMILRRLLESLMSHGVVLVTTSNRHPDDLYKNGIQRESFIPCINLLKSALNVINLNSPTDYRKIPRPPAAVYHHPLGEEAERHAKKWFDFLGDPNNDPPHPATQHVWGRNIQVPLASGKAAQFTFQQLIGAATGAADYLELVRHYDAFIVTDVPSMNHTQRDLARRFITFIDAVYESRAKLVLTTEVPLSNIFLSEADVKNSLESKGNGEGNNINATDDHSDISDAMRNLMDDLGMSVQALKNSSIFSGDEERFAFARALSRLSEMGSREWVERGVAVPGGAVSESESMEERKAWLKTRSHWSEDNM is encoded by the exons ATGAGCAGATCATCCATTAAGCTCTGCGCCGACTGCCTCCCCGGCGCGCTGCGGTCGTCTTCGCCACGGGGCGTGCGTCCGGCGGTGACGCTGCAAAGTGCGGCAGCTCGCGAACAGCCATATTCCACCGACCGGAGGAAGGCTGTGCACGCTGGTAACACGCGCTGGAGACAGGCTCCTTCCTCTGACTCAGTTGCTGGGTGTGGTGTCTCGTCACCACAACTTGTTGCGATACGCGCGCAATTGCTGCGGGGGAGAGGGTTGGCTACCGTTCGCGCGGGTGATGCTACGAATGCGGAGGATGCCACGAAAAATAAGCCAGCGGCTGCAGAGCCGGAAGATGGGCCGTTGAAGGAGTATGAGATTCGTGTGCAGGAGGGGAGGTTGCGGGATGATGCGTATCAGAGAG GAATCGTCGAGAGTCTACAGTCCCTATTCGAAGCTCTGAAAGGATACCACGCTCCCAAAGTCATCCACCCCAGCATCGAGTCCCTGGACCCGCAATCAAAGCAGTCATTTTTCGGCTCGTTGTTCAGCCGCGGCAGCGCATCCAAGGCTGCCACACACTCCGTCCCGGAGAACCTGCCCAAGGGACTGTACATGTATGGCGATGTGGGGTGTGGCAAGACCATGCTGATGGATCTGTTGTTTGACACGCTCCCGCCAAACATCACGTCCAAAACGCGGGTTCATTTCCATAATTTCATGCAGGATGTCCATAAGCGTATGCATGTTTTCAAAATGCAGTATGGGAATGACTTTGACGCGCTGCCGATGGTTGCGGCGGATATTTCGGAGACGGCGAGCGTGCTTTGCTTCGATGAGTTTCAGTGTACCGATGTTGCTGATGCGATGATCTTGCGGAG ACTTCTCGAATCCCTCATGTCCCAcggcgtcgtcctcgtcacAACATCCAACCGCCACCCAGACGACCTGTACAAAAATGGCATCCAGCGCGAATCCTTCATCCCCTgcatcaatctcctcaaaTCCGCCCTGAACGTCATAAACCTCAACTCGCCAACAGACTACCGCAAGATCCCCCGCCCACCCGCAGCGGTGTACCACCACCCCCTGGGCGAGGAGGCAGAGCGGCACGCCAAGAAATGGTTTGATTTCCTGGGCGATCCGAACAATGACCCTCCACACCCGGCTACGCAGCATGTCTGGGGACGGAATATCCAGGTTCCGTTGGCGAGCGGTAAGGCTGCGCAGTTTACCTTTCAGCAGTTGATCGGGGCTGCTACTGGTGCAGCGGATTATCTGGAGTTGGTGCGCCACTATGATGCCTTTATTGTTACGGATGTGCCATCTATGAACCATACCCAGCGTGATCTGGCTAGACGGTTCATTACTTTTATTGACGCTGTCTATGAAAGCAGG GCAAAACTAGTCCTAACAACCGAAGTCCCCCTCTCaaacatcttcctctccgagGCCGACGTCAAGAACTCCCTAGAGAGCAAGGGCAACGGCGAGGGCAATAACATCAACGCTACCGATGACCACTCTGACATTTCAGACGCAATGCGTAACCTCATGGACGACCTGGGCATGTCCGTACAAGCACTCAAGAATTCCTCTATCTTCAGTGGCGACGAGGAGCGCTTCGCTTTTGCGCGGGCGTTGTCCCGTCTGTCTGAGATGGGGAGTCGGGAGTGGGTTGAGCGCGGTGTGGCTGTTCCTGGTGGTGCGGTGAGTGAGAGTGAGTCAatggaggagaggaaggctTGGTTGAAGACTAGGTCGCATTGGAGTGAGGATAATATGTGA